The Eremothecium gossypii ATCC 10895 chromosome VII, complete sequence nucleotide sequence CCAGAAGTAGATGCAATCAGAGTACTCACCGGCCCAGGCACTGCTGAGGAACAATCCAGTTAAAGCTGCAAGTTGGGAGATTCTCATATTTCTTTGCTAGTGGCTTACCGTACTACAACCAGGAGCAGCTATTACCGCGCCTGCCCCTTTTATAGTGTTAGCCAACCGTTGAGCAGCACATATCCTTTGTGTCCATCGCTCGCCCATCATAGGCGTATCCGTTACACTTCTCCCTCCAAGCTTTTGGAGTGCGATGTGTCTCTTATCTTCGAGACGCATACTCCGGAAAAGCTAGCCGCCCTGCCTCTGCCCCTTGTTCGGCGAGCCCTACGGTGAATGCACCCGGACACCATAGGACACCGTGCACGCCTGAATTCAGGAACCCCACTGCGTAAGAATCTGAGAAGCGGCCTGTGCGGAGATCTCTGTGGAGACGCCATTACCGCGCACCGGCCCCTTTTATATCGTTGGCCAGCCGTTCCCAGCATATCTTCCTTGCGTCCATCGCTAGTCCATCGCTGGTCCATCCTAGGCTTGTGTCTAGACCGCTCCCCCGACGTTTTGGAGTGCGATAGGTCTCCTATCTTCCAGTCGCGCACGCAGAGGTACGCTCAGATGTTCGCCGAGGCCTTTGCTCCAGAGTACAGCAAGCGCAGCTGTGGATAGAGAGACACATGCAGCCTTATCCATACCTAAAAGTCGCATTGCAATACGGACATGCCACGCAAACGAAGCCCGACAAGCTGCAAATCTCCAGTGGCTTCGCAAGCTACTCTTATACCCGAAACCATGGGTTACACTGATGCGCAGCTGTGCCGCGCAAGCTACATTGGCCACGGACTAATAGCGAGTGCGTGTACATGCCAAGCCTGCACGTCTGTCAATTCACTACCGTGCAACTAGTTTTTCCGGAgtgcgcgcgccggagTAACTGTCCGGATCGCCATGATGCGAGATATCTGGGGGCTgcgtgctgcgcggcctTCTCGAAACCACCCGCTGTGAGATATCTGTAGTGGGGTGCCTGCGCACGCGTCTGAGGGCTCCGGCGAAGCACCAACGAGAAAAACTTGGAGAGGCGGACTCTACAGCCATTCGTACGTCGACACCATCGTGCGTTTCCTGGCGCGGCTGCAACCACCCCTCGTTCGCCATAAAAACTGCCAGCTGAATCTGCCATTTACACTGGCCCGCTGCCACGTAGTCGCTGAGATGCTGCGCGATATAGAGAGCACACCCCTCATCGAAGAGCATGAGCATTTAGAGCAGCAGCTTTATTTATTTTATCGATACCAGTACAGACTGGCCATATGCTGGCTATTCTGCTACGTCAGCCATGCTGCTTTCTGTTACTGTGTTTTGGTCGGAACTTGCCGACTCCCACGAGATGAAGATTGGAAAACTTCATATTCATCTTCAAGATTTAAAGGTTTGTATCATTATAGATTTAGATATTAATGCATTCATTAGATTTTCAGAGGTAATAGAATTTCCGGGACTGTCTATGTCCTTGCTTACTACACTCTACAGCTATACATTTTTGGAAGCCTGTCTCTCCATCCAGCGTGACGTGCCTATATCTACCGCCGCTTCTTATCCTCTGCCCCTTGTCCGGCTGTCCTACGGTGAATGCACCCGGACGCCATAGGGCACCGTGCGCGTCTGGATTTAGGAACCCCACTGCGTCAAAATCTGATAAGCTGCCTGTACGGAGCTCTCTGTGGAGACTACTCTCCATCTGGAGGCACAGTGCCCAGGATAGACGGCGCAGGCCTTGTCCGGGGTTGTCCCTCCATACACCGAAACCAAACAGTTATGGCAGACCGCCGTGTCATCGCGCTACCACGGCCCATGCCATCCCCCGTAAACGGTACTTTCAGTGACGGAAAATCTCATGTCATAGGGTATAGTAGTTTATAGTAATTAACCTATATACCGGTCTCAGGTACTAAATAGCAGACGTGCCACGCTGCCTCATGCCAAGCCCGCACAACTAGTTTATCCGCAGTGCGCGCCGGAGTAATTATCCGGATCGCCACACTGGCTCCCTTCTCTGAAGTCTTGTGGTGGGGCGCCTGCGTACACGTCTGAGGGTTCCGGCGAAGCACCAACGAGAAAGACTTGGAGAGGCGGACTCTGCAGCCATTCGTACGTCGACACCATCGTGCGTTTCCTGGCGCGGCTGCAACTACCCCTCGTTCGCCATAAAAACTGCCAGCTGAATCTGCTATTTACACTGGCCCGCTGCCCGCAATCGCCGACATGCTGCGCGAGATAGAGAGCAATACCTCCATCGAAGAGCATCAGGTGGATGAAGTAAACGATACTGCTCTGAAACGATACCGGTACAGAACGGCCATATGCTTGTTATTCTGCTACGTCTGCCATGTTGCTTTCTGTAACTGCGTTTTGGTCAGAGCCGTGCAACTATACGAAGAGGAAGATTCGTCGGAGTTCTTTGACAACTTCGCAGGTTACGTATTGCTCGGTTGCACTTATTTTGGGGGAATGATGTGCATGGTTGTGCCTGCTGAGTGCCTGATGAAGAGATCGAAATGGAAGCTCAAGGCGTTGGTACTATGTTCAATCTACCTGATACTAATTGATCCAGCGTTACTGTGCGCTAGTGGCTTGTTATTAAACCTCTTTCCATCAGTTAAATCCTGGTCTCAGGATGATATTACAAAATATACTTTTTGGGAGGCCTGTGCTATGTGCCCATTTGTGGCCTGCGTTCCGATACCTGTAATCTTCAAACTGGCCTTCAAACGTGTGCCGCATCAAGAGAAAGAGGCAGCATCCTCTTTGGATGGTTATGATCGTGTATCTGGCACGGATGCTGAGCCACAGGGCAACTCGTTTGGTTGGAAACTATGCAAGGTGTTCTATATTTACTGTTCATTGTGCTCACTCGCCCAGGCATTTTTGGCTATCAGTTCATACCCGGACCTGGTTAAAAGTGAGCTTTTTGGCAAGTCTACACTGTACAGTCGCGCACTTGTGGGAACTTTATTCTTTCAATCGGTAGCGTTGCTTTGTTCGCTGTTCTGCAATTTTTACATTTTGAACTCAGGGGAACGGCGGGAACTCTATTTGGCCGGGGCTATTTCACTCTGCAGCTATAACTTTTTGTATATCTGCCACGACTATATAGTTGTTGCAGTCGGCCTTGAGAACTAACACAATACTGCTATATCCACTGCATATGATCTCAAGAAATACACATTGCTGCTCGTGCGCGCTAAACAGAGGAACTTAACAAAGTAGAAACCCATGTTACCTCGTATCCTTACAGCCAGTAAAAATTCACATTGAGAGTTGGGAAGTAAGTAATTGAGGTACCTGCGAGCCTGCTGGTTAAGGTTGGATGTCTAAGCGCTGAGAAGCCCATGCTTTGAAGTGCGATCTCACCTGTATTTGGAAGGGAACGCACCAGACGGGGGTGACTAGCAGAAGCTGCCAGAGGAGGGAAATGGCATAGAGAACACATTGTTATAATCTATGTTCAGCTTACATAAGGATTAATATAATTTCATTGTTTTTAGATTTTGTCAGAGATTTCCCTGTGTATGGATCATTTTATTGTAGATCGTTCGCAATATCAAATACCCGGCCGCAAAGAAATCAGCATCTTAATCACCACTAACGCTGACATCGTTCCTGGCTGCGACAGGGATTGTCACtgtgatcacgtgacagaTCCTAGCGGGGACCACCAACGGTGCCGGTGAAGGCTTGAGAAGGGCCCACCGCCTTTGCAACCACCGCACCTGCAGTCCAGGTTACAGTTATCGAACTGTCTTCAGCGAGGATAGAGGTTGCGCTTGCTAGTAAACAAATAACACCGGATAATTTCATTTTGCTGATTGTTATAGGGTTATTCGATGTAGACGGATATCCCACAAGAAATATGCAGTGCTTTTATATGCCGTTGATTTAAATATACGTATTTCTACATATCCTTTCCGAACTTCAAAAATTCATAGCACACATGTTACCAATACTTCAAAGCAATTCATATTTCCTGGTAAGGCATACCTGCACGTCTGCTCACTCACTGAAAAGTATTTATAACATCACTATAGTCACGTACTAAAATATAGGAACGTATGATAAATACGTCACCGCCGTTGTTCCAGATCAAAAATCAACATTATTTTACTGGCGTGGCGGGTATCCTTGATGAAGAGATAAAGACGGGTTGGCCACTTGGGCCCTTAATTCTGAAATCATAGTTCCAGGCTATATTTTTTGTAGCGTAGCATATGTCATCTGGAATACAATGGATATCGTTTCACAGGCAACAGCCAAGACATGGATTTACAAAAACAATGGGCTAACTAGGGGTATCGCTGCGCGGGGCGGGCTGCATTGTCGCAGCCGGGCCACACTAGTAGAGGTGACCAACATTCTTTTTCCGAGGCGGAGTCTTGCACAGAGCTCGAGCAAAGTAATAAGATGTCCCTTGAAAGCCCTGAGTAACTTGCTTCTTATTTGACTAGGGAAGGTTTTTGAGCATTTTTGTTAAGTTAGCTAGCAACTCAAAGTTAGCAACTTATAGCAGAACTAAGACCTTTGGTGTCAAATGAGCTGGCTTCTTTTCTGAAGACCATCACACCTTACTGAAGGTAGGCCATCAAACCTTTTGCTATATGCCTCGGTTGACATATTTGAGGGCATGAAAAAGCCGGTGCTTTTTAATTGTAGTGGACAAGCTCCAATTGCATACTCGCTTCGATAAACTTAAAACCCCAGTTATATTTAGTGCTGTGGGCGCAGCAACAGCTGGACAACGGGTGCAGTCTCACCAACTCTCTACGCTGCGGCTGGTTCGACCTGAACAACTTGAGGTCTTTTTTCCTTCTATTATCTGTCCATTAAATCAACGCACAATTTTACTTTCTGACCCATCGCCTGTTAGCATGGATACTTCGTTAGAAGAAGAGGCTTCCCCATAGTCTATGCAAACTTTGACCTGTACGAATATGTACTCTGTACTATTTCACAGATTAAAAATTCTTTTTATTTATACAGAGCATTTACATCTACCTTAAAGGTGCGCTAGAAAGGGGTAGAGGGCTGGTGTCCGTCTTGGGTTCCGCG carries:
- a CDS encoding AGL369Wp (NOHBY729; No homolog in Saccharomyces cerevisiae; Similar to Ashbya gossypii AGL368W and ADL400W) — its product is MMCMVVPAECLMKRSKWKLKALVLCSIYLILIDPALLCASGLLLNLFPSVKSWSQDDITKYTFWEACAMCPFVACVPIPVIFKLAFKRVPHQEKEAASSLDGYDRVSGTDAEPQGNSFGWKLCKVFYIYCSLCSLAQAFLAISSYPDLVKSELFGKSTLYSRALVGTLFFQSVALLCSLFCNFYILNSGERRELYLAGAISLCSYNFLYICHDYIVVAVGLEN